GGCATCGGGCTCGCGCTGGCCCTGCGGCTGCAGGAGCTGGGCAACACCGTGGTCATCGGGGGCCGCCGCACCGGGCTGCTGGAGCAGCTGGCCGCCGAGCACCCCGGCCTCAGCACCGTCACCATCGACACCGCCGACCCCGGCAGCATCACCCGGGCCGCGCAGCAGGTCCTCACCGAGCACCCCGACCTGGACGTGCTGGTCGCCATGGCCGGCATCATGCGCACCGAGGACTGGACCACCCCCGAGGGCTTCCTGGCCACGGCCGAGGAGACCGTGCAGACCAACCTGCTGGGACCGATCCGGCTGATCGCGGCGTTCGTCGAGCACCTCCGCACCCGGCCCGACGCCACCATCGTCACCGTCTCCTCCGGCCTCGCCTACACCCCGCTGGCCGTCACCCCCAGCTACAACGCCACCAAGGCCGCGATCCACGTGCTCAGCGAGTCCCTCCGCCTCCAGCTGGCCGGGACCAGCGTCCGGGTGCTGGAGCTGGTGCCGCCGTCGGTCCGCACCGCACTGCTGCCCGGGCAGGAGGAGAACGAGCACGCGATGCCGCTGCAGGACTTCGTCGAGGAGGTGGTGACGCTGATCGAGACCCAGCCCGAGGCCACCCAGGTCCTGGTCGAGAACG
The sequence above is a segment of the Auraticoccus monumenti genome. Coding sequences within it:
- a CDS encoding SDR family oxidoreductase, encoding MNISGNTVFIPGATSGIGLALALRLQELGNTVVIGGRRTGLLEQLAAEHPGLSTVTIDTADPGSITRAAQQVLTEHPDLDVLVAMAGIMRTEDWTTPEGFLATAEETVQTNLLGPIRLIAAFVEHLRTRPDATIVTVSSGLAYTPLAVTPSYNATKAAIHVLSESLRLQLAGTSVRVLELVPPSVRTALLPGQEENEHAMPLQDFVEEVVTLIETQPEATQVLVENVLPLRWSEARGVYAETVAMINQTDPHGR